A section of the Apostichopus japonicus isolate 1M-3 chromosome 1, ASM3797524v1, whole genome shotgun sequence genome encodes:
- the LOC139969878 gene encoding ephrin type-B receptor 3-like isoform X1, whose protein sequence is MSVSCKFVNVHFPARDTSENEDIYPREDGYYLFSFSTDTGYEILYMKYVFRDSFSTRWIPQGGSIALNCTSFQNNIMPVWMFNGRTIYGMFVSPLSLNISNIRGNFTDGRNSYLYIERFAIGNIGNYTCIANRVTRCAYYLNIFEIPELVMIESGETITDDVYYLQKSTELRLTCLTKSSFSGVTLNWSLNDPDLKLPRLVSKRYYLNSTQIHETKLNFTLMEDVIVNCHLNYGRSKNLRNLSVAFSVNSTNTGSTILNPTFTQGTMGIVVSAGGVLVSLFIAVPLAVLCKKRTKQGKPIARKMSKSRQTIRGQLDLNLTPDNFETDVSFSYLNVRTDEISIEDVELISMLPSVDNFTYWKATCRNQSNNGYIIAKSVSDNARMEDAYNFISAAKKIRQLNQHPNIVAFLGCSIENVPCYIYLEFLENGTLQDLLLRSDQLQEPYVNRGEEYGQPTDIDSLFGFARDVGSGLEFLHMNELCHPGLSTNKILLDGSNKCKLYDFWPNEISSDRLSTLLSVRNPPIGWLPPESVFMNQYDSISDIWSYGVLLWEIFSFGEVPYKSESKNEIEEHIRQSDLLPRPLYCPSAMFDIMLSTWTQTRETRPMISEVRSKLDEISADELPANITTFSNDYFILETDADYGLPYGNI, encoded by the exons ATGTCCGTTAGCTGTAAATTTGTTAATGTTCATTTTCCGGCCAG AGATACATCCGAAAATGAAGACATATACCCCCGTGAAGATGGTTACTATCTTTTCAGCTTTTCTACTGACACAGGGTATGAAATACtttatatgaaatatgttttta GAGATTCCTTCTCTACGAGATGGATACCCCAAGGAGGGTCTATTGCATTAAATTGCActtcttttcaaaataatataatgCCAGTGTGGATGTTCAACGGTAGAACAATTTACGGGATGTTTGTGTCACCTCTTTCactcaatatttcaaatattcgTGGAAATTTCACCGACGGGAGGAATTCCTACTTGTATATTGAAAGGTTTGCTATCGGCAATATTGGAAATTATACATGCATCGCAAATCGTGTTACGCGGTGTGCATACTATCTCAACATCTTTG AAATACCGGAATTGGTTATGATAGAGAGCGGTGAAACCATAACTGATGATGTGTACTACTTGCAGAAAAGTACAGAGCTGAGACTCACATGCCTGACAAAAAGCTCGTTCTCTGGTGTGACACTCAATTGGTCTTTGAACGATCCGGACTTAAAACTTCCAAGATTAGTGAGCAAACGTTATTACCTGAACTCCACGCAAATCCATGAGACCAAATTGAACTTCACTCTAATGGAAGACGTTATCGTGAATTGTCACTTGAACTATGGTCGATCTAAAAATCTTCGAAATCTCTCAGTTGCATTTTCTGTTAATTCAACCAACACAGGGAGTACTATTTTAAATCCAACATTCACGCAAG GTACAATGGGCATCGTGGTGTCTGCCGGAGGAGTTCTTGTTTCACTATTTATTGCAGTGCCACTCGCTGTGCTGTGCAAGAAAAGAACCAAACAAG GAAAACCTATTGCTAGAAAAATGTCCAAATCCAG gCAGACAATCAGAGGACAGTTGGACCTGAATTTAACACCCGACAACTTTG AAACGGATGTCAGCTTTTCCTATTTAAACGTACGAACTGATGAAATATCAATAGAAGATGTGGAGCTAATTTCAATGCTACCATCTGTAGACAACTTTACCTATTGGAAGGCAACATGTCGAAATCAATCAAACAACGGATACATCATAGCCAAGTCCGTGTCAg ATAACGCTCGCATGGAAGACGCCTACAACTTCATTTCAGCAGCGAAAAAGATACGACAACTCAATCAGCATCCGAATATTGTAGCTTTTCTTGGATGTTCAATCGAAAATG TTCCCTGCTACATCTACCTAGAGTTCTTAGAAAACGGAACCCTCCAAGATCTATTGCTGAGGAGTGATCAGTTACAGGAACCCTACGTGAATCGAGGCGAAGAGTATGGGCAACCTACAGATATCGACTCCCTGTTCGGTTTCGCGAGAGATGTAGGGAGTGGTTTAGAATTTCTTCACATGAATGAG CTTTGCCATCCTGGGTTATCAACCAATAAGATTCTTCTTGATGGAAGTAACAAGTGTAAGCTTtacgacttttggccaaatgagATTTCATCTGACAGATTGAGCACATTACTATCTGTT AGAAATCCCCCTATTGGATGGTTGCCACCTGAGTCAGTCTTCATGAACCAGTATGATTCGATTTCTGACATCTGGTCATATGGTGTACTTCTATGGGAAATATTTTCGTTTG GGGAAGTCCCGTACAAATCCGAGAGCAAGAATGAGATAGAGGAACACATCAGGCAATCAGACCTACTACCTCGACCGTTATATTGTCCTAGTGCAAT GTTTGACATTATGTTATCGACGTGGACACAGACACGTGAGACGAGACCAATGATATCCGAAGTGAGAAGCAAACTAGATGAAATATCTGCAGATGAGCTACCG GCAAACATAACTACCTTCTCAAACGACTACTTTATTTTGGAAACCGATGCAGATTACGGATTGCCATATGGAAATATCTGA
- the LOC139969878 gene encoding ephrin type-B receptor 3-like isoform X2, translating to MFIFRPEIHPKMKTYTPVKMVTIFSAFLLTQGDSFSTRWIPQGGSIALNCTSFQNNIMPVWMFNGRTIYGMFVSPLSLNISNIRGNFTDGRNSYLYIERFAIGNIGNYTCIANRVTRCAYYLNIFEIPELVMIESGETITDDVYYLQKSTELRLTCLTKSSFSGVTLNWSLNDPDLKLPRLVSKRYYLNSTQIHETKLNFTLMEDVIVNCHLNYGRSKNLRNLSVAFSVNSTNTGSTILNPTFTQGTMGIVVSAGGVLVSLFIAVPLAVLCKKRTKQGKPIARKMSKSRQTIRGQLDLNLTPDNFETDVSFSYLNVRTDEISIEDVELISMLPSVDNFTYWKATCRNQSNNGYIIAKSVSDNARMEDAYNFISAAKKIRQLNQHPNIVAFLGCSIENVPCYIYLEFLENGTLQDLLLRSDQLQEPYVNRGEEYGQPTDIDSLFGFARDVGSGLEFLHMNELCHPGLSTNKILLDGSNKCKLYDFWPNEISSDRLSTLLSVRNPPIGWLPPESVFMNQYDSISDIWSYGVLLWEIFSFGEVPYKSESKNEIEEHIRQSDLLPRPLYCPSAMFDIMLSTWTQTRETRPMISEVRSKLDEISADELPANITTFSNDYFILETDADYGLPYGNI from the exons ATGTTCATTTTCCGGCCAG AGATACATCCGAAAATGAAGACATATACCCCCGTGAAGATGGTTACTATCTTTTCAGCTTTTCTACTGACACAGG GAGATTCCTTCTCTACGAGATGGATACCCCAAGGAGGGTCTATTGCATTAAATTGCActtcttttcaaaataatataatgCCAGTGTGGATGTTCAACGGTAGAACAATTTACGGGATGTTTGTGTCACCTCTTTCactcaatatttcaaatattcgTGGAAATTTCACCGACGGGAGGAATTCCTACTTGTATATTGAAAGGTTTGCTATCGGCAATATTGGAAATTATACATGCATCGCAAATCGTGTTACGCGGTGTGCATACTATCTCAACATCTTTG AAATACCGGAATTGGTTATGATAGAGAGCGGTGAAACCATAACTGATGATGTGTACTACTTGCAGAAAAGTACAGAGCTGAGACTCACATGCCTGACAAAAAGCTCGTTCTCTGGTGTGACACTCAATTGGTCTTTGAACGATCCGGACTTAAAACTTCCAAGATTAGTGAGCAAACGTTATTACCTGAACTCCACGCAAATCCATGAGACCAAATTGAACTTCACTCTAATGGAAGACGTTATCGTGAATTGTCACTTGAACTATGGTCGATCTAAAAATCTTCGAAATCTCTCAGTTGCATTTTCTGTTAATTCAACCAACACAGGGAGTACTATTTTAAATCCAACATTCACGCAAG GTACAATGGGCATCGTGGTGTCTGCCGGAGGAGTTCTTGTTTCACTATTTATTGCAGTGCCACTCGCTGTGCTGTGCAAGAAAAGAACCAAACAAG GAAAACCTATTGCTAGAAAAATGTCCAAATCCAG gCAGACAATCAGAGGACAGTTGGACCTGAATTTAACACCCGACAACTTTG AAACGGATGTCAGCTTTTCCTATTTAAACGTACGAACTGATGAAATATCAATAGAAGATGTGGAGCTAATTTCAATGCTACCATCTGTAGACAACTTTACCTATTGGAAGGCAACATGTCGAAATCAATCAAACAACGGATACATCATAGCCAAGTCCGTGTCAg ATAACGCTCGCATGGAAGACGCCTACAACTTCATTTCAGCAGCGAAAAAGATACGACAACTCAATCAGCATCCGAATATTGTAGCTTTTCTTGGATGTTCAATCGAAAATG TTCCCTGCTACATCTACCTAGAGTTCTTAGAAAACGGAACCCTCCAAGATCTATTGCTGAGGAGTGATCAGTTACAGGAACCCTACGTGAATCGAGGCGAAGAGTATGGGCAACCTACAGATATCGACTCCCTGTTCGGTTTCGCGAGAGATGTAGGGAGTGGTTTAGAATTTCTTCACATGAATGAG CTTTGCCATCCTGGGTTATCAACCAATAAGATTCTTCTTGATGGAAGTAACAAGTGTAAGCTTtacgacttttggccaaatgagATTTCATCTGACAGATTGAGCACATTACTATCTGTT AGAAATCCCCCTATTGGATGGTTGCCACCTGAGTCAGTCTTCATGAACCAGTATGATTCGATTTCTGACATCTGGTCATATGGTGTACTTCTATGGGAAATATTTTCGTTTG GGGAAGTCCCGTACAAATCCGAGAGCAAGAATGAGATAGAGGAACACATCAGGCAATCAGACCTACTACCTCGACCGTTATATTGTCCTAGTGCAAT GTTTGACATTATGTTATCGACGTGGACACAGACACGTGAGACGAGACCAATGATATCCGAAGTGAGAAGCAAACTAGATGAAATATCTGCAGATGAGCTACCG GCAAACATAACTACCTTCTCAAACGACTACTTTATTTTGGAAACCGATGCAGATTACGGATTGCCATATGGAAATATCTGA
- the LOC139969878 gene encoding ephrin type-B receptor 3-like isoform X3 → MKTYTPVKMVTIFSAFLLTQGDSFSTRWIPQGGSIALNCTSFQNNIMPVWMFNGRTIYGMFVSPLSLNISNIRGNFTDGRNSYLYIERFAIGNIGNYTCIANRVTRCAYYLNIFEIPELVMIESGETITDDVYYLQKSTELRLTCLTKSSFSGVTLNWSLNDPDLKLPRLVSKRYYLNSTQIHETKLNFTLMEDVIVNCHLNYGRSKNLRNLSVAFSVNSTNTGSTILNPTFTQGTMGIVVSAGGVLVSLFIAVPLAVLCKKRTKQGKPIARKMSKSRQTIRGQLDLNLTPDNFETDVSFSYLNVRTDEISIEDVELISMLPSVDNFTYWKATCRNQSNNGYIIAKSVSDNARMEDAYNFISAAKKIRQLNQHPNIVAFLGCSIENVPCYIYLEFLENGTLQDLLLRSDQLQEPYVNRGEEYGQPTDIDSLFGFARDVGSGLEFLHMNELCHPGLSTNKILLDGSNKCKLYDFWPNEISSDRLSTLLSVRNPPIGWLPPESVFMNQYDSISDIWSYGVLLWEIFSFGEVPYKSESKNEIEEHIRQSDLLPRPLYCPSAMFDIMLSTWTQTRETRPMISEVRSKLDEISADELPANITTFSNDYFILETDADYGLPYGNI, encoded by the exons ATGAAGACATATACCCCCGTGAAGATGGTTACTATCTTTTCAGCTTTTCTACTGACACAGG GAGATTCCTTCTCTACGAGATGGATACCCCAAGGAGGGTCTATTGCATTAAATTGCActtcttttcaaaataatataatgCCAGTGTGGATGTTCAACGGTAGAACAATTTACGGGATGTTTGTGTCACCTCTTTCactcaatatttcaaatattcgTGGAAATTTCACCGACGGGAGGAATTCCTACTTGTATATTGAAAGGTTTGCTATCGGCAATATTGGAAATTATACATGCATCGCAAATCGTGTTACGCGGTGTGCATACTATCTCAACATCTTTG AAATACCGGAATTGGTTATGATAGAGAGCGGTGAAACCATAACTGATGATGTGTACTACTTGCAGAAAAGTACAGAGCTGAGACTCACATGCCTGACAAAAAGCTCGTTCTCTGGTGTGACACTCAATTGGTCTTTGAACGATCCGGACTTAAAACTTCCAAGATTAGTGAGCAAACGTTATTACCTGAACTCCACGCAAATCCATGAGACCAAATTGAACTTCACTCTAATGGAAGACGTTATCGTGAATTGTCACTTGAACTATGGTCGATCTAAAAATCTTCGAAATCTCTCAGTTGCATTTTCTGTTAATTCAACCAACACAGGGAGTACTATTTTAAATCCAACATTCACGCAAG GTACAATGGGCATCGTGGTGTCTGCCGGAGGAGTTCTTGTTTCACTATTTATTGCAGTGCCACTCGCTGTGCTGTGCAAGAAAAGAACCAAACAAG GAAAACCTATTGCTAGAAAAATGTCCAAATCCAG gCAGACAATCAGAGGACAGTTGGACCTGAATTTAACACCCGACAACTTTG AAACGGATGTCAGCTTTTCCTATTTAAACGTACGAACTGATGAAATATCAATAGAAGATGTGGAGCTAATTTCAATGCTACCATCTGTAGACAACTTTACCTATTGGAAGGCAACATGTCGAAATCAATCAAACAACGGATACATCATAGCCAAGTCCGTGTCAg ATAACGCTCGCATGGAAGACGCCTACAACTTCATTTCAGCAGCGAAAAAGATACGACAACTCAATCAGCATCCGAATATTGTAGCTTTTCTTGGATGTTCAATCGAAAATG TTCCCTGCTACATCTACCTAGAGTTCTTAGAAAACGGAACCCTCCAAGATCTATTGCTGAGGAGTGATCAGTTACAGGAACCCTACGTGAATCGAGGCGAAGAGTATGGGCAACCTACAGATATCGACTCCCTGTTCGGTTTCGCGAGAGATGTAGGGAGTGGTTTAGAATTTCTTCACATGAATGAG CTTTGCCATCCTGGGTTATCAACCAATAAGATTCTTCTTGATGGAAGTAACAAGTGTAAGCTTtacgacttttggccaaatgagATTTCATCTGACAGATTGAGCACATTACTATCTGTT AGAAATCCCCCTATTGGATGGTTGCCACCTGAGTCAGTCTTCATGAACCAGTATGATTCGATTTCTGACATCTGGTCATATGGTGTACTTCTATGGGAAATATTTTCGTTTG GGGAAGTCCCGTACAAATCCGAGAGCAAGAATGAGATAGAGGAACACATCAGGCAATCAGACCTACTACCTCGACCGTTATATTGTCCTAGTGCAAT GTTTGACATTATGTTATCGACGTGGACACAGACACGTGAGACGAGACCAATGATATCCGAAGTGAGAAGCAAACTAGATGAAATATCTGCAGATGAGCTACCG GCAAACATAACTACCTTCTCAAACGACTACTTTATTTTGGAAACCGATGCAGATTACGGATTGCCATATGGAAATATCTGA